From the genome of Sulfitobacter sp. DSM 110093, one region includes:
- the xdhA gene encoding xanthine dehydrogenase small subunit: MDITFLLNGEVVSLSDVSPTTTLLDWLREERGLTGTKEGCNEGDCGACSVMITDENGSRALNGCILFLPQVNGKAVTTVEGMASADGTLHPVQETMIEHHGSQCGFCTPGFVVSMATAHLNGATDHDVQLAGNLCRCTGYAPIIRAAEAAAGAPVPAHLRSLKDKLAQDIPAPAKAEGAPHVQPENSDELAAWYLDNPDATLIAGATDVGLWVTKGFRDLGAVAFLNRCADLRGITEDETGLRIGAMTTLTEVEAKLAPLHPSLGTMLRRYGSTQVRNAATLGGNIANGSPIGDGPPALIALGATLQLRRGDARREIALEDFFLDYGKQDRAAGEFVEAILIPRQHDTLRCYKLSKRFDQDISAVCGCMSITGNGTEILTARIAFGGMAATPKRAAAAEAALVGQPWSEGTIRKAMAAMTDDFTPLSDMRASAAYRMQAAQNMLLRYFHDANGQATNLQEVSA, encoded by the coding sequence ATGGACATCACTTTTCTTCTCAACGGAGAAGTCGTGTCACTCTCCGACGTGTCTCCGACCACCACCCTGCTTGATTGGCTGCGCGAAGAACGCGGGCTGACCGGGACAAAAGAGGGCTGCAACGAGGGCGACTGCGGAGCCTGTTCGGTGATGATCACCGATGAAAACGGCAGCCGCGCGCTCAATGGCTGTATCCTGTTTCTGCCGCAGGTGAACGGCAAAGCCGTCACCACGGTTGAGGGCATGGCGAGCGCCGATGGCACGCTGCACCCGGTGCAGGAGACGATGATAGAGCATCATGGCAGCCAATGCGGGTTCTGCACGCCGGGCTTCGTGGTCTCCATGGCCACGGCGCATCTTAATGGGGCGACGGATCATGACGTGCAGCTGGCTGGCAACCTTTGCCGCTGCACCGGCTACGCCCCGATCATCCGCGCAGCCGAGGCCGCCGCAGGCGCGCCGGTGCCCGCCCATCTGCGCAGCCTGAAAGACAAGTTGGCGCAGGACATCCCTGCGCCCGCCAAAGCCGAAGGCGCGCCGCATGTGCAGCCCGAAAACAGCGACGAACTCGCCGCTTGGTATCTCGACAATCCCGATGCCACGCTGATCGCCGGGGCGACGGACGTGGGTCTTTGGGTCACCAAAGGCTTCCGCGATCTTGGCGCCGTGGCCTTCCTCAACCGCTGCGCCGATCTGCGCGGCATCACCGAGGATGAAACCGGCCTGCGGATCGGTGCGATGACCACACTGACCGAGGTGGAGGCCAAGCTTGCCCCCCTGCACCCCAGCTTGGGCACCATGCTGCGCCGCTATGGCTCGACGCAGGTGCGCAACGCGGCGACCTTGGGCGGCAATATCGCCAATGGCTCGCCCATCGGGGATGGCCCGCCCGCGCTGATTGCGCTTGGGGCGACCCTGCAGCTTCGGCGCGGTGATGCGCGACGCGAAATAGCGCTTGAGGATTTCTTTCTCGACTACGGCAAACAAGACCGCGCGGCGGGAGAGTTCGTCGAAGCCATCCTCATCCCCCGCCAACATGACACCCTGCGCTGCTACAAACTGTCGAAACGCTTCGATCAAGATATCTCGGCGGTCTGCGGCTGTATGTCGATCACCGGCAATGGCACCGAAATCCTCACCGCGCGCATCGCCTTTGGCGGCATGGCGGCAACACCCAAACGCGCCGCGGCGGCTGAGGCGGCCCTGGTCGGCCAACCGTGGAGCGAAGGCACCATCCGCAAGGCGATGGCAGCGATGACCGACGATTTCACTCCCCTCTCGGACATGCGCGCCTCGGCGGCCTACCGGATGCAGGCGGCCCAAAACATGCTGCTGCGCTATTTCCACGACGCCAATGGTCAAGCCACCAACCTCCAGGAGGTCTCGGCATGA